A part of Carettochelys insculpta isolate YL-2023 chromosome 1, ASM3395843v1, whole genome shotgun sequence genomic DNA contains:
- the NTF3 gene encoding neurotrophin-3 isoform X1, with the protein MVTPTTILQVNKVMSILFYVIFLAYLRGIQSTNMDQRSLPEDSINSLIIKLIQADILKNKLSKQMVDIKENYQNTMQKAEAQQDIENVKSDFQPVISMDTELLRQQKRYNSPRVLLSDNTPLEPPPLYLMEDYIGNSVVVNRTSRRKRYAEHKSHRGEYSVCDSESLWVTDKSSAIDIRGHQVTVLGEIKTGNSPVKQYFYETRCKEAKPVKNGCRGIDDKHWNSQCKTSQTYVRALTSENNKLVGWRWIRIDTSCVCALSRKIGRT; encoded by the coding sequence ATCTTACAGGTGAACAAGGTGATGTCCATCTTGTTTTATGTGATATTTCTTGCATATCTTCGTGGCATCCAATCTACCAACATGGATCAAAGGAGTTTGCCAGAAGATTCAAtaaattctcttattattaaacTCATTCAGGCggacattttgaaaaataagctCTCCAAGCAGATGGTAGATATTAAGGAAAACTATCAAAACACAATGCAGAAAGCAGAGGCTCAGCAGGACATAGAAAATGTGAAATCAGACTTCCAGCCAGTTATCTCAATGGATACAGAACTATTAAGGCAACAGAAACGCTACAATTCTCCCCGGGTCCTCTTGAGTGACAACACCCCATTGGAACCTCCACCTTTGTATCTTATGGAAGATTATATTGGAAATTCTGTAGTGGTGAACAGAACCTCGCGGAGGAAAAGGTATGCAGAACATAAAAGCCACCGAGGGGAATATTCTGTATGTGACAGTGAAAGCCTATGGGTCACGGACAAATCTTCTGCTATTGACATTAGAGGACACCAGGTAACTGTACTAGGAGAAATTAAAACAGGCAACTCTCCTGTCAAACAATATTTTTACGAAACGAGGTGTAAAGAAGCCAAACCAGTAAAAAATGGCTGCCGTGGCATCGATGATAAACACTGGAACTCCCAGTGCAAAACATCCCAAACTTATGTAAGAGCACTGACTTCGGAAAACAATAAACTTGTAGGCTGGAGGTGGATCAGAATAGACACATCTTGTGTGTGCGCGTTGTCAAGAAAAATAGGAAGAACATAA
- the NTF3 gene encoding neurotrophin-3 isoform X2 — MSILFYVIFLAYLRGIQSTNMDQRSLPEDSINSLIIKLIQADILKNKLSKQMVDIKENYQNTMQKAEAQQDIENVKSDFQPVISMDTELLRQQKRYNSPRVLLSDNTPLEPPPLYLMEDYIGNSVVVNRTSRRKRYAEHKSHRGEYSVCDSESLWVTDKSSAIDIRGHQVTVLGEIKTGNSPVKQYFYETRCKEAKPVKNGCRGIDDKHWNSQCKTSQTYVRALTSENNKLVGWRWIRIDTSCVCALSRKIGRT; from the coding sequence ATGTCCATCTTGTTTTATGTGATATTTCTTGCATATCTTCGTGGCATCCAATCTACCAACATGGATCAAAGGAGTTTGCCAGAAGATTCAAtaaattctcttattattaaacTCATTCAGGCggacattttgaaaaataagctCTCCAAGCAGATGGTAGATATTAAGGAAAACTATCAAAACACAATGCAGAAAGCAGAGGCTCAGCAGGACATAGAAAATGTGAAATCAGACTTCCAGCCAGTTATCTCAATGGATACAGAACTATTAAGGCAACAGAAACGCTACAATTCTCCCCGGGTCCTCTTGAGTGACAACACCCCATTGGAACCTCCACCTTTGTATCTTATGGAAGATTATATTGGAAATTCTGTAGTGGTGAACAGAACCTCGCGGAGGAAAAGGTATGCAGAACATAAAAGCCACCGAGGGGAATATTCTGTATGTGACAGTGAAAGCCTATGGGTCACGGACAAATCTTCTGCTATTGACATTAGAGGACACCAGGTAACTGTACTAGGAGAAATTAAAACAGGCAACTCTCCTGTCAAACAATATTTTTACGAAACGAGGTGTAAAGAAGCCAAACCAGTAAAAAATGGCTGCCGTGGCATCGATGATAAACACTGGAACTCCCAGTGCAAAACATCCCAAACTTATGTAAGAGCACTGACTTCGGAAAACAATAAACTTGTAGGCTGGAGGTGGATCAGAATAGACACATCTTGTGTGTGCGCGTTGTCAAGAAAAATAGGAAGAACATAA